The Thermodesulfobacteriota bacterium genomic interval ATAGCTACGGGGCTTTTGAATGTTTTGCGAAAGACTATCCATATATTTATCTGGCTGGCGTCAAAGCTCACCTACCGCTATGGAGTTCAAGCGGAATAGCGCTCAGGTGGAGCATTCCGGTCCTATTTTAGTTTAGCCAAGTAAATAAATTCCTGGCAGACAGTTCGGAAATCAGGTATCAGCTTATCAATATCCTCCCTGTGGGCGTTGTATCGACGGCTGTGCGCAGATTGATCACCAATGGACTTCAGGCTTGGTAATGCTCTTTTTGTGTTGCGTCCTAGATTCCATAATGGTTCCTGAAGTGCCTTGGAAATAAGGTCAGAAAGGTAGAGAAAATCACCGGTTTTATGATCTTTGATCTTGTGAGCTAGGTTGTGGGCTTCGAAAGACTCGATGATTAGAGTTTCCAGGAGTCTCCGCATCATAACGGCACAGCCATCGAACCAGCCATTTT includes:
- a CDS encoding DUF4145 domain-containing protein, coding for MASLARQVLEIAKKIQSEAPVTYVPPSEGTRPRSQSVLPRALFTNTRGYIERVVDQINGCYENGWFDGCAVMMRRLLETLIIESFEAHNLAHKIKDHKTGDFLYLSDLISKALQEPLWNLGRNTKRALPSLKSIGDQSAHSRRYNAHREDIDKLIPDFRTVCQEFIYLAKLK